One window from the genome of Rufibacter tibetensis encodes:
- a CDS encoding glycoside hydrolase family 2 TIM barrel-domain containing protein yields MKKSWFRSLLFLCIAVLPLSCAQDNSPASAIQAPEVSTKAIKVEVRKEDGRFQLYRGGKPYFIKGAGGNRYMDRLAAYGGNSIRTWSTHYGQQILDEAHNHGLTVTMGLDVARERHGFDYNNTEAVAKQLAKLREEVMKYKDHPALLVWGIGNELNLSYSNPKVWDAVNDIAKMIHEVDPNHPTSTMLAGLNKKEVDYIKAQAPAIDLLSINAYGDLPSIPGKVREFGWEGAYMITEWGPTGHWERPQTPWKASVEETSSEKAAVYRSRYEATMKKDSERCLGSYVFLWGQKQERTPTWYGLFTEQGEESEVVDVMHYLWSGQWPQNLAPHLSYLHLDGKKATDNIYLKPNQSYPIQTEVTDPDQDALTYRWELLPESTDLKEGGDAENRPSAISGLLQDRGKGKATLEAPEKEGAYRLFVYAYDGKNNVATANTPFFVKQ; encoded by the coding sequence ATGAAGAAGTCTTGGTTTAGAAGTCTGCTTTTCCTTTGTATTGCTGTTCTTCCCCTTTCCTGCGCGCAGGACAATTCTCCGGCTTCGGCTATTCAGGCTCCTGAGGTTTCGACGAAGGCCATTAAAGTAGAAGTGCGAAAAGAGGACGGTCGTTTTCAATTATACAGAGGCGGAAAACCCTACTTCATTAAAGGTGCCGGCGGGAACCGTTATATGGACCGATTGGCAGCATACGGCGGTAACTCCATTAGAACCTGGAGCACTCATTATGGGCAACAAATACTGGACGAGGCGCACAACCACGGCTTGACGGTGACCATGGGCTTGGATGTGGCACGCGAACGGCACGGCTTTGACTATAATAACACTGAGGCGGTGGCCAAACAACTCGCCAAACTCCGCGAAGAGGTGATGAAGTACAAAGATCATCCGGCTTTGCTGGTGTGGGGCATCGGGAATGAACTGAATCTAAGCTACTCCAATCCCAAAGTTTGGGATGCGGTAAATGATATCGCCAAGATGATTCATGAAGTAGATCCCAACCATCCGACCAGCACTATGCTGGCGGGTCTCAACAAAAAGGAAGTAGACTACATCAAAGCGCAGGCTCCGGCAATAGACCTGTTGTCCATCAATGCCTACGGCGATCTACCTTCTATTCCGGGCAAGGTTAGGGAGTTTGGCTGGGAGGGCGCCTACATGATTACGGAGTGGGGACCAACTGGCCATTGGGAAAGACCACAAACCCCCTGGAAAGCCTCAGTGGAGGAAACCAGTTCTGAGAAAGCCGCTGTGTACCGCAGCCGCTATGAGGCTACCATGAAAAAAGACAGTGAGCGCTGCCTGGGTTCCTATGTGTTCCTTTGGGGACAGAAGCAGGAAAGAACGCCCACCTGGTACGGCCTCTTCACCGAGCAAGGCGAAGAATCTGAAGTAGTAGATGTCATGCACTATCTCTGGTCAGGCCAATGGCCCCAGAACCTGGCCCCGCACCTCAGCTACCTGCACCTGGACGGGAAAAAAGCCACGGACAACATCTACCTGAAACCCAACCAAAGTTACCCTATCCAGACCGAGGTCACCGATCCGGATCAGGATGCACTCACCTACCGCTGGGAGTTACTGCCTGAAAGCACTGACCTCAAAGAAGGCGGCGATGCCGAAAACAGACCCAGTGCTATCTCTGGCCTTTTACAAGACAGAGGCAAAGGGAAGGCGACGTTAGAGGCTCCGGAAAAGGAAGGTGCTTACCGGCTGTTTGTGTATGCGTATGACGGAAAAAACAACGTAGCCACGGCCAACACTCCTTTTTTTGTAAAACAGTAA